The following are encoded together in the Streptomyces sp. NBC_00358 genome:
- a CDS encoding sulfite oxidase: MGHRLEDMSAPARLAGPDEGISAEELALAARNHGLPLEALRYEVTPPGLHYVLTHYDIPYADEASWRLVLGGRVRRPLLLGVDELKTYPAVRQRVTMECAGNGRALLIPRPVSQPWLVEAVGTAEWTGVPLRVLLAEAGVEQDAVDVVFTGADHGVERGVEQDYQRALPLEVARCDEPEVLVAYAMNGAPLPPQHGHPLRLVVPGWYGMAQVKWLRRITVTRTRFEGFQQAVAYRLRQNAGDEGEPVTRIVPRALLVPPGFPDFMSRARVVAPGAVALTGRAWSGRAPVTRVEVSTDEGRSWRPAELDRAGAHPWAWRGWRYTWTATPGRHVLSARATDAEGHTQPLDQPWNRGGFANNLVQRVPVLCLDSSDDSYSDDGYTGDG; the protein is encoded by the coding sequence ATGGGTCATCGCCTCGAGGACATGAGCGCACCCGCTCGGCTGGCCGGCCCGGACGAGGGCATCAGCGCCGAGGAACTGGCTCTGGCCGCCCGGAACCACGGACTGCCGCTGGAGGCCCTGCGGTACGAGGTCACTCCGCCGGGGCTGCACTACGTACTGACGCACTACGACATCCCGTACGCGGACGAGGCCTCATGGCGGCTCGTTCTCGGCGGGCGGGTGCGGCGCCCGCTGCTGCTCGGTGTCGACGAGCTGAAGACGTATCCCGCGGTCAGGCAGCGGGTGACCATGGAGTGCGCGGGCAACGGGCGCGCCCTGCTCATACCGCGGCCGGTGAGTCAGCCGTGGCTGGTGGAGGCGGTAGGGACGGCCGAGTGGACAGGCGTGCCGCTGCGGGTGCTGCTCGCCGAGGCCGGGGTCGAACAGGACGCGGTGGACGTGGTGTTCACCGGCGCGGACCACGGCGTCGAGCGCGGGGTCGAGCAGGACTACCAGCGTGCCCTTCCGCTGGAAGTGGCGCGGTGCGACGAGCCCGAGGTCCTGGTGGCCTACGCGATGAACGGCGCCCCGCTGCCGCCGCAGCACGGACATCCCCTGCGGCTGGTGGTGCCGGGCTGGTACGGCATGGCGCAGGTGAAGTGGCTCCGTCGGATCACGGTGACGAGGACACGGTTCGAGGGGTTCCAGCAGGCCGTGGCGTACCGGCTCCGGCAGAACGCCGGTGACGAGGGCGAACCGGTCACCCGGATCGTCCCGCGCGCCCTGCTGGTCCCGCCGGGCTTCCCCGACTTCATGTCGCGGGCGCGGGTGGTCGCGCCGGGCGCCGTCGCCCTGACGGGACGGGCCTGGTCCGGGCGCGCGCCGGTGACCCGGGTCGAGGTCAGCACGGACGAGGGGCGCTCCTGGCGCCCGGCCGAGCTGGACCGGGCGGGCGCCCACCCCTGGGCCTGGCGGGGCTGGCGATACACCTGGACGGCGACCCCCGGCCGCCATGTCCTCAGCGCGCGCGCCACCGACGCCGAAGGGCACACCCAGCCGCTCGACCAGCCCTGGAACCGGGGCGGCTTCGCGAACAACCTGGTCCAGCGGGTTCCCGTGCTCTGCCTGGATTCCAGCGACGACAGTTACAGCGACGACGGGTACACCGGCGACGGGTGA
- a CDS encoding NAD(P)H-dependent oxidoreductase: protein MSVRILALVGSLRAGSHNRQLAEAAVKLAPEGAEVELFEGLAEIPFYNEDIDVEGAVPAPAARLRAAAAASDAFLLFSPEYNGTIPAVLKNAIDWLSRPYGAGAFTSKPVVVVGTAYGQFGGVWAQDEARKAVGIAGGTVLEDVKLSVPGSVVRFAETHPVDDAEVAAQLAEVLNQLHSHVGASEAA from the coding sequence ATGTCCGTACGCATCCTCGCGCTCGTCGGCAGCCTGCGCGCCGGTTCCCACAACCGTCAGCTCGCCGAGGCGGCCGTCAAGCTCGCCCCGGAGGGTGCCGAGGTCGAGCTCTTCGAGGGCCTCGCCGAGATCCCCTTCTACAACGAGGACATCGACGTCGAGGGCGCCGTGCCCGCCCCGGCCGCCCGGCTGCGTGCCGCTGCCGCCGCCTCCGACGCGTTCCTGCTCTTCTCCCCCGAGTACAACGGCACGATTCCGGCCGTGCTCAAGAACGCCATCGACTGGCTGTCCCGCCCGTACGGCGCCGGCGCGTTCACCAGCAAGCCGGTCGTCGTGGTCGGCACCGCGTACGGCCAGTTCGGCGGCGTCTGGGCGCAGGACGAGGCCCGCAAGGCCGTGGGTATCGCCGGCGGCACCGTGCTGGAGGACGTCAAGCTCTCCGTCCCCGGCTCCGTGGTCCGCTTCGCGGAGACGCACCCGGTCGACGACGCCGAGGTCGCGGCCCAGCTCGCCGAGGTCCTCAACCAGCTTCACAGCCACGTCGGCGCTTCCGAAGCCGCCTGA
- a CDS encoding TetR/AcrR family transcriptional regulator — MSHPLPPFPKRTEPSGEPVLMELTAPEDAPLRADAARNRARLLEAAARLVEEQGVAKLTMEAVAVAAAVGKGTVFRRFGDRTGLLMALLDHTEQRFQTAFITGPAPLGPGASPVERLHAFGCHALRQTSEQLDLYLAAEPEATRRFTSAPYRVRFMHVCMLLRQTGADTDTELVAQTLMGYLDPALIGHLTRQRAMPQERLESGWRDLVDRSVCPRTAPPAA, encoded by the coding sequence ATGTCCCATCCACTCCCGCCGTTTCCGAAGCGGACGGAACCGTCCGGCGAACCCGTCCTCATGGAGCTCACCGCCCCTGAGGACGCCCCGTTGCGTGCCGACGCCGCCCGCAACCGCGCGCGCCTGCTGGAGGCGGCGGCCCGGCTCGTCGAGGAGCAGGGAGTGGCCAAGCTCACGATGGAAGCCGTCGCCGTCGCGGCGGCCGTGGGCAAGGGGACCGTCTTCCGCCGTTTCGGGGACCGCACCGGCCTGCTGATGGCGCTGCTCGACCACACCGAGCAGCGCTTCCAGACCGCCTTCATCACCGGTCCGGCTCCGCTCGGCCCCGGCGCGTCACCGGTGGAGCGGCTGCACGCCTTCGGGTGTCACGCCCTGCGCCAGACCTCCGAACAGCTCGATCTCTATCTCGCCGCCGAGCCCGAGGCCACCCGCCGCTTCACCTCCGCGCCGTACCGGGTCCGCTTCATGCATGTGTGCATGCTGCTGCGGCAGACGGGCGCGGACACGGACACGGAGCTCGTCGCCCAGACCCTGATGGGATACCTCGATCCCGCCCTGATCGGCCACCTGACCCGCCAGCGCGCCATGCCGCAGGAGCGGCTGGAGTCCGGCTGGCGCGATCTGGTGGACCGCAGCGTCTGCCCGCGCACTGCCCCGCCCGCCGCCTAG